One segment of Yersinia kristensenii DNA contains the following:
- the gmk gene encoding guanylate kinase has product MVQGTLYIVSAPSGAGKSSLIQALLKTQPLYDTQVSVSHTTRAIRPGENHGEHYFFVSKEEFCRMIDDDAFLEHAKVFENYYGTSRLAIEQILATGVDVFLDIDWQGAQQIRAKMPTARSIFILPPSKEELDRRLRGRGQDSEEVIAKRMAQAVAEMTHYAEYDYLIVNDDFNLALSDLKTIIRAERLRLGRQKQRHDALITKLLAD; this is encoded by the coding sequence ATGGTTCAAGGCACGCTATACATAGTTTCTGCACCTAGTGGGGCAGGGAAATCAAGCCTGATTCAGGCTTTGTTAAAAACACAACCTTTGTACGACACGCAGGTTTCTGTTTCTCATACCACACGTGCTATACGTCCAGGGGAGAATCACGGCGAGCATTACTTCTTTGTTTCTAAGGAAGAGTTTTGCCGGATGATTGATGACGATGCTTTTCTTGAGCATGCCAAAGTTTTTGAAAATTACTATGGCACCTCACGTCTGGCGATTGAGCAGATTCTCGCAACCGGCGTCGACGTGTTTTTAGATATCGACTGGCAAGGCGCACAGCAAATCCGTGCAAAAATGCCGACCGCGCGCAGTATTTTTATTTTGCCTCCATCCAAAGAAGAATTGGATCGCCGCTTACGTGGCCGTGGGCAGGATAGCGAAGAGGTTATTGCAAAGCGAATGGCGCAAGCTGTCGCAGAGATGACCCATTACGCAGAATATGATTATTTAATCGTAAATGATGATTTCAATCTGGCATTGTCTGATCTGAAAACCATTATTCGCGCCGAACGACTGCGTTTAGGCCGCCAGAAACAGCGGCATGACGCTTTAATCACCAAATTATTGGCAGACTGA